In a single window of the Xylanimonas protaetiae genome:
- the pflB gene encoding formate C-acetyltransferase, with product MTTTESHADTITTAWTGFTNGPWQDAIDVRDFIQKNYTPYAGDDAFLAGPTARTTKVWETIAAMFPQEREKGVYDVDNVVPGAITSHGPGYISEGDEVIVGLQTDAPLKRAMIPNGGWRMVETSLKTYGYDVDPTLQETFTKYRKTHNAGVFDAYTPNVRAARSSHVITGLPDAYGRGRIIGDYRRVALYGVDQLIAAKKLDKLSLDTEVFSEKVVREREEHAEQLRALAELKEMAASYGFDISGPATTAKEAVQWLYFGYLAAVKEQNGAAMSLGRVSTFLDIYFERDLAAGTLTEEQAQEIMDDFVIKLRIVRFLRTPEYDALFSGDPTWVTESIAGMGEDGRPLVSKNSFRMLQTLYNLGPAPEPNMTVLWSAALPQGFKDYCAKVSIDTSAVQYESDDQIRSHWGDDAAIACCVSPMAVGKQMQFFGARVNLAKTMLYAINGGKDEVTGKQVSPAVAPVEAGKPLDYDDVRARFDKTMDWLAATYVEALNVIHYMHDKYAYERIEMALHDKEVLRTMACGIAGLAVTTDSLSAIKYAKVTPVFDERGIVVDYVTEGDFPTYGNDDDRADDIAVELVESFMAKIRQHKMYRDAVPTQSVLTITSNVVYGKATGNTPDGRRAGEPFSPGANPMNGRDTHGMLASALSVAKLPYEESQDGISLTNTVVPSGLGRDRGEQVKNLAGLLDATVGGSGYHMNVNVLVKETLEDAMEHPENYPQLTIRVSGYAVNFVRLTREQQLDVLSRTFHGSM from the coding sequence ATGACGACGACTGAGTCCCACGCAGACACGATCACGACCGCCTGGACGGGCTTCACCAACGGCCCCTGGCAGGACGCGATCGACGTCCGCGACTTCATCCAGAAGAACTACACGCCCTACGCGGGCGACGACGCGTTCCTCGCCGGCCCGACGGCCCGCACCACGAAGGTGTGGGAGACCATCGCGGCGATGTTCCCGCAGGAGCGCGAGAAGGGCGTCTACGACGTCGACAACGTGGTGCCCGGCGCGATCACCTCGCACGGCCCCGGCTACATCTCCGAGGGCGACGAGGTCATCGTCGGCCTCCAGACCGACGCCCCGCTCAAGCGCGCCATGATCCCCAACGGCGGCTGGCGCATGGTCGAGACGTCGCTCAAGACGTACGGCTACGACGTCGACCCGACGCTGCAGGAGACCTTCACCAAGTACCGCAAGACGCACAACGCCGGCGTCTTCGACGCGTACACCCCGAACGTCCGCGCCGCCCGCTCGTCGCACGTCATCACCGGCCTGCCCGACGCCTACGGCCGCGGCCGCATCATCGGCGACTACCGCCGCGTCGCGCTCTACGGCGTCGACCAGCTCATCGCCGCCAAGAAGCTCGACAAGCTCTCGCTCGACACTGAGGTCTTCTCGGAGAAGGTCGTCCGCGAGCGCGAGGAGCACGCCGAGCAGCTGCGCGCCCTCGCCGAGCTCAAGGAGATGGCCGCCTCGTACGGCTTCGACATCTCCGGCCCGGCCACCACGGCCAAGGAGGCCGTCCAGTGGCTGTACTTCGGCTACCTGGCCGCGGTCAAGGAGCAGAACGGCGCCGCCATGTCGCTGGGCCGCGTCTCGACGTTCCTCGACATCTACTTCGAGCGTGACCTCGCCGCCGGCACCCTCACCGAGGAGCAGGCGCAGGAGATCATGGACGACTTCGTGATCAAGCTGCGGATCGTGCGCTTCCTGCGCACCCCGGAGTACGACGCGCTGTTCTCCGGCGACCCGACGTGGGTCACCGAGTCGATCGCCGGCATGGGCGAGGACGGCCGCCCGCTCGTCAGCAAGAACTCGTTCCGCATGCTCCAGACCCTGTACAACCTGGGCCCGGCGCCGGAGCCGAACATGACCGTGCTGTGGTCCGCCGCCCTCCCGCAGGGCTTCAAGGACTACTGCGCCAAGGTCTCGATCGACACCTCGGCCGTGCAGTACGAGTCCGACGACCAGATCCGCAGCCACTGGGGCGACGACGCGGCCATCGCGTGCTGCGTGTCCCCGATGGCCGTCGGCAAGCAGATGCAGTTCTTCGGCGCCCGCGTCAACCTCGCCAAGACCATGCTCTACGCCATCAACGGCGGCAAGGACGAGGTCACGGGCAAGCAGGTCTCCCCGGCCGTCGCCCCCGTCGAGGCGGGCAAGCCGCTCGACTACGACGACGTCCGCGCCCGCTTCGACAAGACGATGGACTGGCTGGCCGCCACCTACGTCGAGGCGCTGAACGTCATCCACTACATGCACGACAAGTACGCCTACGAGCGCATCGAGATGGCCCTCCACGACAAGGAGGTCCTGCGGACCATGGCCTGCGGCATCGCCGGCCTCGCCGTGACCACCGACTCGCTGTCGGCCATCAAGTACGCGAAGGTCACGCCCGTCTTCGACGAGCGCGGCATCGTGGTCGACTACGTCACGGAGGGTGACTTCCCGACCTACGGCAACGACGACGACCGCGCCGACGACATCGCCGTCGAGCTCGTCGAGTCGTTCATGGCGAAGATCCGCCAGCACAAGATGTACCGCGACGCGGTCCCGACGCAGTCGGTGCTGACGATCACCTCGAACGTCGTCTACGGCAAGGCCACGGGCAACACGCCCGACGGCCGCCGCGCCGGCGAGCCGTTCTCCCCGGGTGCCAACCCGATGAACGGCCGCGACACGCACGGCATGCTCGCCTCCGCCCTGTCGGTCGCGAAGCTCCCGTACGAGGAGTCGCAGGACGGCATCTCGCTGACCAACACGGTCGTGCCCTCGGGCCTCGGCCGGGACCGCGGGGAGCAGGTCAAGAACCTCGCGGGCCTGCTCGACGCGACCGTCGGCGGCAGCGGGTACCACATGAACGTCAACGTGCTGGTCAAGGAGACCCTCGAGGACGCCATGGAGCACCCCGAGAACTACCCGCAGCTGACGATCCGCGTCTCCGGCTACGCCGTGAACTTCGTCCGCCTCACGCGTGAGCAGCAGCTCGACGTGCTGAGCCGGACCTTCCACGGCTCGATGTGA
- a CDS encoding thiolase family protein, with the protein MTTSARRAALRDVVFVDGVRTPFGKARPDGLYAETRADDLVVKAVRELLRRHPELPPERVDEVAIAATTQTGDQGITLGRTVAVLAGLPRSVPGYAIDRMCAGGMTAVTTTAAGIAAGQQDVVIAGGVEHMGHHPMGFDADPNPRFVSERLVDAAALNMGVTAENIHDRYPHLTKQRADTYAVGSQAKYAKALANGDVGPELVPVAVRSAEHGWGLATADELPRPDTTVEGIADLKTPFRPGGRVTAGNASPLTDGATASLLAAGDVAAELGLPVRMRLVSSAFAGVEPEVMGLGPIPATAKALERAGLTVEDIGLFEINEAFAVQVIAFLDHYGIADDDERVNPYGGAIAMGHPLASSGIRLMTQLARQFEQHPEVRYGITTMCVGLGQGGTVIWENPHHADYSGHTTTPVRTDDAAEA; encoded by the coding sequence ATGACTACCTCTGCTCGTCGCGCAGCGCTGCGCGACGTCGTCTTCGTCGACGGGGTCCGCACCCCGTTCGGCAAGGCCCGCCCCGACGGTCTCTATGCCGAGACCCGCGCCGACGACCTCGTCGTCAAGGCCGTGCGCGAGCTGCTCCGCCGCCACCCGGAGCTGCCGCCCGAGCGCGTCGACGAGGTCGCGATCGCCGCGACCACCCAGACCGGCGACCAGGGCATCACGCTCGGCCGCACGGTCGCCGTCCTCGCGGGCCTGCCCCGTTCCGTGCCCGGATACGCCATCGACCGCATGTGCGCCGGCGGCATGACCGCCGTGACCACGACCGCCGCCGGCATCGCCGCCGGCCAGCAGGACGTCGTGATCGCCGGCGGCGTCGAGCACATGGGCCACCACCCCATGGGCTTCGACGCCGACCCCAACCCACGCTTCGTCTCCGAGCGGCTCGTCGACGCCGCAGCCCTCAACATGGGCGTCACCGCCGAGAACATCCACGACCGCTACCCCCACCTCACCAAGCAGCGCGCCGACACCTACGCCGTCGGGTCCCAGGCCAAGTACGCCAAGGCGCTCGCCAACGGCGACGTCGGCCCCGAGCTCGTGCCCGTGGCGGTCCGCTCGGCCGAGCACGGCTGGGGCCTGGCGACGGCCGACGAGCTGCCCCGTCCCGACACCACGGTCGAGGGCATCGCCGACCTCAAGACGCCCTTCCGCCCCGGTGGTCGTGTCACGGCGGGCAACGCGTCGCCCCTGACCGACGGCGCGACCGCCTCGCTGCTCGCCGCGGGCGACGTCGCCGCGGAGCTCGGCCTGCCGGTGCGCATGCGGCTCGTCTCCTCCGCGTTCGCCGGCGTCGAGCCCGAGGTCATGGGCCTCGGCCCCATCCCCGCCACCGCCAAAGCGCTCGAGCGCGCGGGCCTCACCGTCGAGGACATCGGCCTGTTCGAGATCAACGAGGCGTTCGCCGTCCAGGTCATCGCGTTCCTGGACCACTACGGCATCGCCGACGACGACGAGCGCGTCAACCCGTACGGCGGCGCCATCGCCATGGGCCACCCGCTCGCGTCGTCGGGCATCCGCCTCATGACGCAGCTCGCGCGGCAGTTCGAGCAGCACCCCGAGGTGCGCTACGGCATCACCACCATGTGCGTGGGCCTCGGCCAGGGCGGCACGGTGATCTGGGAGAACCCGCACCACGCCGACTATTCCGGCCACACCACCACCCCCGTCCGCACCGACGACGCCGCGGAGGCCTGA
- the pflA gene encoding pyruvate formate-lyase-activating protein codes for MSSTNPVVGATNPPLGGGAGLGISDGRASFLEVRARHGEPVSDGLDVPTATTRRTGAGLAGLEVTELDRSEKLAMMRSGELGSVHSWELVTAVDGPGTRMTVFLNGCPLRCLYCHNPDTLEMKDGEPVTAEALLARIKRYVPAFTATQGGLTISGGEVLQQPAFAARLLRGAKEMGVHTAIDTSGFLGAAMTDEMIADTDLVLLDIKSGDPDTYLKVTKRQLQPTLDFGRRLARSGLPGGVDHDDPVEVWVRFVLVPGLTDDVENVDIVARYAAELNEIRPGTVTRVEVLAFHNMGVDKWETLGREYELKDTPPPTPELLERVREQFRSRGLTTY; via the coding sequence ATGTCCTCCACGAACCCCGTGGTCGGCGCCACCAACCCTCCCCTCGGTGGTGGCGCCGGCCTCGGCATCTCGGACGGCCGGGCCAGCTTCCTCGAGGTCCGCGCCCGCCACGGGGAGCCCGTCTCCGACGGCCTCGACGTCCCGACTGCCACCACGCGCCGTACCGGCGCCGGCCTGGCGGGGCTCGAGGTCACCGAGCTCGACCGCAGCGAGAAGCTCGCGATGATGCGGTCGGGCGAGCTCGGCTCGGTGCACTCCTGGGAGCTCGTCACCGCCGTGGACGGCCCCGGGACCCGCATGACGGTGTTCCTCAACGGCTGCCCGCTGCGCTGCCTGTACTGCCACAACCCCGACACCCTCGAGATGAAGGACGGCGAGCCGGTCACGGCCGAGGCCCTGCTCGCGCGCATCAAGCGGTACGTGCCCGCGTTCACGGCCACCCAGGGCGGCCTGACGATCTCGGGCGGCGAGGTGCTCCAGCAGCCCGCCTTCGCGGCGCGCCTGCTGCGCGGCGCCAAGGAGATGGGCGTGCACACGGCCATCGACACCTCGGGGTTCCTCGGGGCGGCGATGACGGACGAGATGATCGCGGACACCGACCTGGTGCTCCTCGACATCAAGTCGGGCGACCCGGACACCTACCTCAAGGTCACCAAGCGTCAGCTCCAGCCGACGCTCGACTTCGGCCGCCGCCTCGCGCGGTCCGGCCTGCCGGGCGGTGTCGACCACGACGACCCGGTCGAGGTGTGGGTCCGCTTCGTGCTGGTCCCGGGCCTGACCGACGACGTCGAGAACGTCGACATCGTGGCGCGGTACGCGGCGGAGCTCAACGAGATCCGGCCCGGCACGGTGACCCGCGTCGAGGTGCTCGCGTTCCACAACATGGGCGTCGACAAGTGGGAGACGCTCGGGCGCGAGTACGAGCTCAAGGACACGCCGCCCCCCACGCCCGAGCTCCTCGAGCGGGTGCGCGAGCAGTTCCGCTCCCGGGGGCTGACGACCTACTGA
- a CDS encoding carboxylate-amine ligase: MTGEPRTVGVEEELLLLTPQGSPAPRAREVLETAAPGDGPLEHEFMEEQLETATPPVRTLADLADALRAGRAGAQDAAGAHDARVAALATSPVAFTGTTVSRVRYLKARSHFGITAWEQLTNGCHVHVAVADDDEGVAVIDRIGPWLAPLLALSANSPFWQGGATGYESFRSQVWSRWPTAGPTRVFGSAAAYHQAVETLVATGTILDEAMVYFDARLSARYPTVELRVADVCLDVDSAVLLAALARALVETAARAAAAGEPPPDAPPELLRTAHWRAGRSGLDGDLLDPATWRPAPAHDVVGALVAHVRDALSDAGDLQDVTDLLGALWSRGNGAARQRAWAAASEGDLAAVALRAADGLLAG, from the coding sequence GTGACCGGGGAGCCGCGAACGGTAGGGGTCGAGGAGGAGCTGCTGCTGCTCACGCCGCAGGGCAGCCCCGCCCCGCGCGCCCGCGAGGTCCTCGAGACGGCGGCCCCGGGCGACGGCCCGCTCGAGCACGAGTTCATGGAGGAGCAGCTCGAGACGGCCACCCCGCCCGTACGCACGCTGGCCGACCTCGCCGACGCGCTGCGCGCCGGCCGGGCAGGCGCCCAGGACGCGGCCGGCGCGCACGACGCGCGCGTCGCCGCCCTGGCCACGTCCCCCGTCGCGTTCACCGGCACCACCGTGTCCCGCGTGCGCTACCTCAAGGCACGGTCGCACTTCGGCATCACCGCCTGGGAGCAGCTCACCAACGGGTGCCACGTCCACGTCGCCGTGGCCGACGACGACGAGGGCGTCGCCGTCATCGACCGCATCGGCCCGTGGCTGGCGCCCCTGCTCGCGCTCTCCGCCAACTCGCCGTTCTGGCAGGGCGGCGCCACGGGCTACGAGAGCTTCCGCTCGCAGGTGTGGTCGCGCTGGCCCACGGCCGGGCCCACCCGCGTGTTCGGCTCCGCCGCGGCGTACCACCAGGCCGTCGAGACGCTCGTGGCCACGGGGACGATCCTCGACGAGGCGATGGTCTACTTCGACGCCCGGCTCTCCGCCCGGTACCCCACCGTCGAGCTGCGCGTCGCCGACGTGTGCCTGGACGTCGACTCCGCGGTGCTCCTGGCCGCCCTGGCCCGCGCGCTGGTGGAGACGGCGGCCCGGGCGGCCGCGGCCGGCGAGCCGCCGCCCGACGCACCCCCGGAGCTGCTGCGGACCGCCCACTGGCGGGCCGGACGCTCCGGCCTCGACGGCGACCTGCTCGACCCCGCCACGTGGCGGCCCGCGCCGGCCCACGACGTCGTGGGGGCGCTCGTGGCGCACGTGCGCGACGCGCTGAGCGACGCCGGGGACCTCCAGGACGTCACCGACCTGCTGGGCGCCCTGTGGTCGCGCGGGAACGGCGCGGCCCGCCAGCGCGCGTGGGCGGCGGCGTCGGAGGGTGACCTGGCGGCCGTGGCGCTGCGCGCCGCGGACGGGCTCCTCGCGGGGTAG